From Bradyrhizobium sp. AZCC 1610:
GAATACATGTTCGCCAAGCGTTGGCGCGAACATGACGATCGCGACGCGGCACATCACCTTGTCACCAGCCATCTCCGGCTCGTGGCCAAGATCGCCATGGGCTATCGCGGCTACGGCTTGCCGATTTCCGAGGTCGTCTCGGAAGGCAATGTCGGCCTGATGCAGGCGGTCAAGCGGTTCGAGCCCGAGAAGGGTTTTCGTCTCGCTACCTACGCCATGTGGTGGATCAAGGCGTCGATACAAGAGTACATTCTGCGTTCCTGGTCGCTCGTGAAAATGGGAACCACCGCGAACCAGAAGAAGCTGTTCTTCAACCTACGCAAGGCGAAGAGCAAGATCTCCGCCCTGGACGAGGGCGATCTCCGCCCCGACCAGGTGAAGCTGATTGCCAAGCGCCTCGGCGTGACGGATCAGGACGTGGTCGACATGAACCGCCGCCTCGGCGGCGACGCGTCGCTCAACGCACCGATCCGCGACGACGGTGAAGCCGGC
This genomic window contains:
- the rpoH gene encoding RNA polymerase sigma factor RpoH, encoding MARTATLPVLNGESGLSRYLAEIRKFPMLEPQQEYMFAKRWREHDDRDAAHHLVTSHLRLVAKIAMGYRGYGLPISEVVSEGNVGLMQAVKRFEPEKGFRLATYAMWWIKASIQEYILRSWSLVKMGTTANQKKLFFNLRKAKSKISALDEGDLRPDQVKLIAKRLGVTDQDVVDMNRRLGGDASLNAPIRDDGEAGEWQDWLVDNSPNQEAVMAEHEEFDHRRQALNGAIGVLNPRERRIFEARRLAEDPMTLEDLAAEFGVSRERVRQIEVRAFEKVQSAVKSTIARQEAEALEAAY